The DNA region TTTGaggaaaagataaatttatatccttttgatttaaaattttaaaactttatttatcatctaattttattaataaattttattacatgaAACGTtacaaatataagataaaaaaacacaaattcaaaaaatatttaacatgtataatttttttatccataatATTTACACATgtattcttttccattttttttattttcacatttttaaaaataaatgttaacgTCTTTTCGACTCCTCTTTCttgtacttttttattttcaataatatactaatatagctcttcttttttttttttctactcattttttaataattgtcaaattattttattctcttctttctcttacttatttattttcaattcaattaaatataaatgtgaGGTTATTAagagattttataaaaaattaaaaaatataaacgtTGTAGTAAAGATGATTTGAAGAGAATGATAACCAATAATATTTGTGGTAAAAGTTAAAAGAGAATTATGGTTGATGAGTTcgagaagaaaaatgagagaCAATTGGTTGGTTATAGGGATGGTaatttggacccgattttaggggtTTAACTCTCCCCGACCGTAAAAGAGAGGGAATTTCCAGATAAAAACGGATAAAGGGGCAGAAATGGGGATGAAAAAATCTCCATAATCAGGGACGGGGATACACAtgtccccgcccctcccctccccaccccataaatctaatatattaatataataatttctaaattattaaattctataaatttgtacattatgatttattaaaactataactttaattttactaatttttgaattatcaattatcagcttttactaatttctgaactattaatctaatatattaaaaaaaccctagaatttcattatcataaaatgcaaatgcaccaaattaattctatttcaacttcaaaacttagtcagTCAATCCAttaggttttacacaaaaaaataaattataaacttgataaaatcaattgaagtgaataaaaagtgttaaatttaatgttattataaaattaccctaaattacatacatgaagagctactaatgaaaaaattgattattgcatattgttagattttatgaaaactttgtatttgaactaaaataataatgaatattttgtagctcttgtagcaagtgatattttgggagaatatgatttattttatttattgaaatacataaaggaattaagaTTTATATTTGCAGATATGGGGAGAGGATTTTTCCTCGAGAGGACGGGACGAGGATGGAGAGGAGATTTTTTcccacggggacggggacggggattatttgttatccccgtaacggggacggggattgatatcccctccccacccctccccattgccattcCCAGTTGGTCACcaagaaataaaaactaaaactttttaaagaaatataataaattataattattaaaagatatattaataaattaaatattattaaaggataaattaatcatttaattttttatttttatagaggtaattttgtaattttactaaatttaaagacaaattagtaattaaaaaattgttttaaatgatgaaaacatttttgccattatattaataaataaatgataagatTTGTTGTTTAATGGAATCAGGAAGAGTTAgttggtataatttttttattaatatattatcatgaaagtaataagaaaaattatttaaaattaaaaataaaattatgtacactaaaaataagtatattattgttattatataattaaataattttaaatgattaaataactattttacacTTAACGTTTAatgaaataacatatttttatattttaagtttgagaaaataattttttcacttatatatcaaagttaacaaatagttttaataattaaatcatctttatgtcattttgtttatatattataacaaaactataattaagtattattttgtcTAGaaggtttaaaatattataataatatctttaGCAATGCCATAGGACAAATAAATATTGttcttattttgtttcaaaaattatcaaattaaaatatatatatcttgacAATATAGCTATAGCcctaataatttgaaatataatatttacactcCTAATTCGGTGTCTTTTGATggtgtaattgttatttttaaaactataaagagatatattaaaattaaaaaaaaaaaacacctctaacttttttgaattgatagttgctcttaaaaatttcattatcatctatgaaaattttaaaaattacaatttgtccataatatacaattatacataATTGACACACCTATATCTATATCTAGAGATGGCAAATGGGGCAGTTCAACCCACAACTGGGCACATGCATGGTTTTTTTGGTCCAACTTGCTTAGGTCTAACATGGAAAATCTTTTAGGTAGTTCAGTATTgttggattattttttaaattgaactttttGGATGAGGCGACCTATTTGGTACAATTCATTACTGTATcggataaaaataataataaaaaatattttacataattaaaaaaataaaaagttattttctaGGTTGACACACACAAGGCTCATGAGTTTGCCTGTTAAGGGCCTATGAGAGCGTGATTTGAAGGGTGATCTTGAGATTTTTCCAAGTTAACCTAACATGAAAGCTCCCCAAATGGTAGGCCTCAGCATGATTCGACACGTGGCCTTGGTGGATCATCTCAAGATCAGCCTGACCTGACTTGATCTATTATCACCTTTATCTATATCcatattataattcttttattatttttaattaaaattaatataaaataagatatattaattgttataaaaaaaatttaaaaacaaagtgTAATCTATTTGAtggcttttttgtttttattaaaaaattaacaatttttgttaacgaatttgagaaaaagaataagagattgatttttcttaaattaaaaagaaaaaaaaatattaaataaaaccaataaaaacATAAGGCTAAAATACTTGTTCCCACTTAAAGTATAGTAAAATCTTAAagttttatctttcaatttttaaaaacctaaatatctatttataaggtaaaatttattaaaattttttgttagggttaagggtaaaattattatttaataataatatttaaaaaaataaaaatttatatcatttgtcccccttaatttagaaaactaacaatttttcttcaaaagtaattttgaaaaatgatattttcctcTTAcctaaggtttcaaattttgttagcaAATTTCTGGTGAATGACGGTCAATCTCTCTCTGACTAACAATATTTGGATTCGATAGAATtcatataaaatctaaataaaaagtGGAAACTCTTCATTTACATTTTCATCATCTAAAAGAAGTTAACTTTATTTGAATGACGATGATGATCCAGATgaagagtttcaattttttatctgaattttATCGAATCTAAATTTCGTTGGTCAGAGGAAAAACATTGAAAGGAGAGAAATCattaggagggagagagatcaatCGTCATTCATGGACAAAATTTATAACcctaaataagaaaaaaatatcactttttaaaatttaattttaaaaaaaaattattaattttttaaattaaaaaaataaaataatataaatttttattttttaaatattattattaaataataattttatctttaaatctggttaaaattttaaaatttttattaataaatagatTCTTAGAATtcacaaaattaaagaataaaactttGATTTCCACTACACCAtgatggaaataagtcttttggccaaaacacAATAAAACGTAATTATTGAAACCCacctaaattaattaaagtgaTACTTAAGAGCGGTGAAGAACAAATTGAAATTCTCCACGTAAACCATATGGTCCCACTAATGAGTGGAAGCGGGTGCGTGGGCCATCCCTCCCTGCATTATTTGGGAGAGGTTCATGCATCATGGTTACATTAATGGCGTAATACATCTTTTTAATCCAAAAAGCAAATGACGACAAAcaatcttctatttttttttcaaccagAGGGAGTAAGAAAATACTTTTACCTCTCCATTATTGACAGCAAGTCAAATCTCTAATCTCTAATCTCTAATCTCTAATCTCGGTAGTGTATAAAGCATAAGAGTGGCAAAGTAGACATGAGGTAAATTGTTGCAAACCTTCAGAGAAATCAGATATGGCCATGAAGCGGCTACCTACTTCTGTAATTAGGGCTTTAGCTTCTTCGTCGACGGTATTCACAAGACAAGCGCATGTAagcaattcattttttttcgtATTGAAATCAGTCTTGTCTGcttgatttctttctttttcctttaattgTCGGTGATCGGATTGTGAGTCGTTTCgagggaaaaagagaaaaaaaatctgcaTGCATCAAAgcgtttgatgatgatgatctgTTAAGGCAGGGCCCTACGTGTGTGCAGCTTTGGCAGAATTTCATGTGGGAAGTGTGAATTTCACTTGAGTGACACTGTACTTGTCGATCTCAGGTGGCTGATTACACTAAATCAGTTGAGCCCGGTAAATTTTGTTTATCTCCCTGAGGTTTTGTGAAATTTCAGGGGTTCAAAGACCAGTTGAGTCTGGAATCTTCTGATAAATCGAATGCATTTTACTCATAGGGGGAGGATTATGAAGAATTTTGAAACTAACTGGATCTCTCTGTATTCTAACCGATATTGAttgaaatttaatgaaaattttcctgaatttcatgaaaatttttgtctGCTACTTACTATTGATCTATGTTTTTACAGAAGGATTATTTTCTGAAAagatttttagttaatttgagTCGTTAAGATGCTGAAATTTAAACTAATGCTGCAATTTTCATGTCCGGTGTTGTGTTGCATGGTAATTTAAGCTTTTAGATGACATCTATGGCACCGTTTGCTAAGTTGTTAACCACTAGAATTGATGAATTAATGATCATGTTTACTAGTTCAAGTAATTGATGTGAAGTTGTATGTTCTTACAAGCCTTCATTATTAAATTTCAGAATCTGTTGATTCGACTGTTTTATTACTTCTAGAATTGGTTGATTGTTGAAAAGTGTATGGTTATCATCTATTTGATGTGTCTTGTTGTATTCTGCTCATATGAAAATGGCAGATTAGTTGCATAACTAGCATGATTTTAATTAGAAGTGGAAGAAATTGTTAATATGAGATTTTGATATACGTTGGAGCTGGTCTCTTATTACATTTGAGTGCTTAAATGGTTTGTCCTTACATTGCTTTTATCCTGGTTGTTGAATCAAGTTTCTTCTATTTGATTGCAAACAGGCTTCTTCTGGAGGCAAAAAGATTGTTGGGGTGTTTTACAAGGCCAACGAATATGCTTCAAAGAATCCTAACTTTTTAGGTTGTGTGGAGAATGCTTTGGGCATTCGTAACTGGCTGGAATCACAAGGTCATCAGTATATTGTTACTGATGACAAAGAAGGGCCACACTGTGGTTAGTATTCAGACTTTAGTACCTTTAAGCAATATGAAAGGAAACATCATTATGTAAAAAATGTGAATAAGCTTGTATACAAATGCCACCATGCTATGCATTCATAAGGCTCTCTATCATTCAGTGTTTTTGGGCAACTGGTACTCACTGAGATAGATTGGCTGACCTGACGGcctaatatttgaattcaatctctgaagtatatcattaaaaaatgaatacccCTGCTTGATGGTTTATATCAGAACTATATTTCCTTGGTTAACATGATGCGCACTGATTGATGATATCCTTGTGTAGTCAAGAAGTTGATATTTGGATGTTTCCCTGCATAATTTACTGATATTCATATCTGTGGTTGTTGCAGAACTTGAGAAGCATCTTCCTGATTTGCATGTTCTCATAACAACCCCCTTCCACCCTGCTTATGTTACAGCAGAAAGGATCAAGAAAGCCAAAAATCTGCAACTTCTTCTCACTGCTGGAATTGGTTCTGACCATATTGATCTGAATGCTGCTGCCACTGCTGGTTTAACTGTTGCAGAGGTCACTGGAAGCAATGTAGTCTCAGTTGCAGAAGATGAGCTCATGAGAATCCTTATTCTTCTCCGTAATTTCGTACCTGGATACCACCAAATTGTCAATGGGGAATGGAATGTTGCCGGTGTTTCCTATAGAGCTTACGATCTTGAAGGGAAGACAGTTGGAACTGTCGGTTGTGGACGAATTGGCAGGCTTTTACTCCAACGGTTGAAACCTTTTAATTGTAATCTCCTCTATCATGACCGGCTGAAAATGGATCCAGAATTGGAGAAACAGATAGGGGCAACATTTGAGGAGGATGTTGACAAAATGCTTCCCAAATGTGATGTAATTGTCATCAATGTGCCTCTTACAGAGAAAACGAGGtattattgatatttcatatctgatttttttaaactaaacattttcaaatgtttattgTTTACTCactctcttccttttttttttttttttaaagaatatatattttggttaaAGAGCTTGGTTGTATGATATACAATgtcaaactttattttctagggaaatataatatatatatattcatttggtAAATTGGATTAATACTaagtctaaattttttattttttttttgcagagGAATGTTTGACAAAAATAGGATTGCGAAGTTGAAGAAGGGAGTTGTGATTGTTAACAATGCTCGAGGAGCAATCATGGATACTCAAGCAGTTGTTGATGCCTGCTCAAGTGGACATATTGGGGGTAACTTAATTTAGAAGTCAGTTTATGTCAATTGTGAAGCTGGTGTGGTACATATAAGATATTGCATCCTATTTATgttcttttatcttttatttatttctttaattacgAGGCATTCATCCATACTCCCAGATAGGGATGCCTGGACATCTTGAATATTGCATCGACTAAGTCAATGCACTCTTCATTTTCTGGTTTTCCTTTCAACCAAATTCTCAGGATATAGTGGTGATGTCTGGAATCCACAACCAGCTCCAAAGGACCACCCATGGCGTTACATGCCAAATCATGCTATGACACCACATATTTCGGGTACAACTATTGATGCACAGGTATATTAGTTATCAAAGTCTCTTTATTTTTACAGGTATATTGATGTATATTAAGCAGACttaaaatacttaataaatCTCACATTCTGATATGGCAATTTTTACATTCAAAGTTAAAACTCCTCAAGTGACAAGTTTTACTTCTTGTAAGTATTTAATCTGTTGATATTTCTCGTTGTAACTCATTTATATAGTGTCAATGTCCAGAGGTGAAGTATATGTTTCTCACTTCTTGTGTTGTTACTAAGTTCTTGCTTCTCTGTTTCATTTCCGGCTCACAAGTCAAAtcatgaattgaaattttacaGCTGCGATACGCTGCTGGAACTAAGGATATGCTTGAGAGGTACTTCAAGGGACAAGAATTTCCTGAACAAAATTACATAGTCAAGGCAGGTGAATTGGCACCCCAGTATCGTTAAGTCCAGGCTTCTTGTACATGCAGTATCTGAAGGTTTAACATTGGCAGTGTTGTCTATCAGCAGGCTCCCCCTGAAATAATGTGCCTGTGCATTTGTCTTTTGTTTCGTTCTTAAGTAATAATCCTTTGTAATCTGAATTTTGTGATGCTTGTTGAACTTGTGCTTTATGATGTATGAATAAAATCACAACCGAATTTAGCAATACTATAATAACtcatcaatttaattttcaGTCTGCTTATTAATTTCTTAGAAGTAGAATTTCGGGAAACCTCTTTCAGTTGGCAATGCTTCGTTCTTTCTTTTCACTAACACCAAAAACTATTCAAGTGTCCCTATTTTGTTGAAGAAATTGAAGGTCTTTCATTTGAAGCTTTACAGCTTCTTCTGGTAGAGGTTTTGGCTCTGGAAAACCGTTCTCATCGCTGCCTTCGGCTACTTTCCTTGCCTTGTCTTTCACAATTCTCTCTATCTCTGCCGGCTTAACCGATGGGAAAACAGCACTAAGCATGGTAATTAGAAGTCTCTTGTCCTCCTCTTCTATGGCTTCCCTCCTGAAGCAACAAACATAAACTGCTTCAAGAGCCTTCTCAGCTCGAACCTCCATTGCGATACTTGGGATAGCCGCATTGAATTTAGATCGTCTCTGTAAAGcattgaattcataatttagaTCATTATGCATAGACATCATCATACTTCTAACTACTAAAACATTGATAGTTAATGCTGAAGCCTTAAACATATTGTTTAATTCTAGAAAGTCAAACAGTAGCTTCTTCATACAGTTTTTCTAATGATAGCCTTTTGAGAAGCATTTCTACAAGTCTTCGTTTCACATCTAGgcttttagaaaaaatatgaagacATACTACAACCAAAAATCTCCATACTTAGCCTTAAGATTCTCTCCAACCGATAGGCTATCCAGCAGGGCCACTAACTTTTCAATCTGAAGCAGCTACATCAGTGAAACTGAATAATCTCCATACTTGGCTTTCAAAAAGTAATCATCTTTCACTTAAGTAGCCGGTGagaatgagaaagaaaatagaagaGATCGAATGGATAAGTATCCCGACCAAAGTGTGAGAAAGATTTGGTTACAAGACTTGCTATACAACTGGGAGATATCTTACCAGATAAAGCTGCAGTACCAAATGTTAATTATATAGAAGTACTAATACTGTTACCTCTTTTAACATCAGTAGAACATAAGATAAAGAAAGGGTGTTTATTCTCTAACAAGGAATTTTTTTTCCGAGCAAAATATGCAGACAGAACAAGCTATTACTATCCAACTGTCCTCTGCCGTGGACATCTTATATTAGTTGAAAAATTCTCTGGAAAATGCTAAGAAATGAAAGgacttttttcttctatttctttttggttatttcaaaataaaacttcGTTACTTGATCAGTTTCCTTTGATTGTTGGTAATCattgtttcatctttttctttacaTACAAACTCTTATACTTGACATCTTTTTCCTTTGTCATTCAAACTATTCTTTTGGACAATCATCGTTCCATCTTAATACATTCCTAATAATATGCCTAGTGGATATAACTATGGCTAGGTACCAGTCCCCATCTCAGATGTCTTTTTTCCATGATTCATTGTTATGTTCTTACTTTATGTCGGACATCCATCCCATGCTATCAACAAAAGTGCAGCCAACCAAATAGGAAAAATAACCATTTGCTTGATTTGGGTAGCAGTAAAAAGTCTTGACAAAAATTAGAGTTTTGGGACACAACTATGTTAATCCAATTAACACCAGACAAAGCCTATCTCTTTAAATCTCTCCCACCAGACATAAGCAGGGTAAAAAGTAGTTATGTTAAACAATAATGATAtgtaaatgaatttttcaacaaACCAAGTAACCAGCATTAATGGGGTGCCAGCAAGTGGCTTTTGAACTAATACTGGTGCTCAATATTCATAATCTAAAGAAGATCAAAACCAGATGTCTCATCCATCAAATTTCACTCAAATAAACCCAATTCAAGCCTAAACTCCTTGAAcactgaaattaaaaattttggacaaAGAATGGTTACTAAATAGGATACAAGAGCTGTTAACTAACCTCTTTAGACTCATTCAAGCCTAAACTCAATTCATTAAGCCTAAACTCTTTAAACACCGTCATTAAAAATGCTGGACAAACAAGGGATATTACATAGGATAGGATACTGGAGTTGTTGACTAACCTCTTTAGCCTCATTCATCAAGGCAATGAAGTTCTGCTCTTCAAATTCAAGATCATTTGAAATACGAAGCCTAGTCGCCCCCTCCAAAATTTCCTCAGATTTTAGTAGACCAGCACCAACAGCAGCTACCCAACAGCACattaaaacatacaaaggatcTCCTGCCTACCCCAAACCAACACCCAACTCAATAACTTCATTTCATAATCCGTTATTCCATTTCCTCAATTTATAACCAATTACCCATAAATCAAAATctcaaaaactaataaaaaaaagtgaaaagaaacTTAGAGCACAGTTACCCGTCCACGCCGTTCTTGGAAGTCATAGAAAGCTTTAGAATCATTGATGCTACAGTTATTCCCAACCCTTCTTCGAAACTCAGCAAAATCAACAGTATCACTACCAACGCCGCCTTCATCGCTGAGAATTCTAGCTAAAAGGCCAATAACCGGCAGTGAACCAATGACTTTGTTTGCAAAACCAGAAATGGAATTCTGGTTCTCGTAGTAG from Mangifera indica cultivar Alphonso chromosome 8, CATAS_Mindica_2.1, whole genome shotgun sequence includes:
- the LOC123223623 gene encoding formate dehydrogenase, mitochondrial-like; the protein is MAMKRLPTSVIRALASSSTVFTRQAHASSGGKKIVGVFYKANEYASKNPNFLGCVENALGIRNWLESQGHQYIVTDDKEGPHCELEKHLPDLHVLITTPFHPAYVTAERIKKAKNLQLLLTAGIGSDHIDLNAAATAGLTVAEVTGSNVVSVAEDELMRILILLRNFVPGYHQIVNGEWNVAGVSYRAYDLEGKTVGTVGCGRIGRLLLQRLKPFNCNLLYHDRLKMDPELEKQIGATFEEDVDKMLPKCDVIVINVPLTEKTRGMFDKNRIAKLKKGVVIVNNARGAIMDTQAVVDACSSGHIGGYSGDVWNPQPAPKDHPWRYMPNHAMTPHISGTTIDAQLRYAAGTKDMLERYFKGQEFPEQNYIVKAGELAPQYR
- the LOC123223624 gene encoding photosystem I assembly factor PSA3, chloroplastic-like; translation: MVVTSFTLTCLSSCNQISSSLHVFRPIHSNPKSNKVANFYSSSGVLSIKAYYENQNSISGFANKVIGSLPVIGLLARILSDEGGVGSDTVDFAEFRRRVGNNCSINDSKAFYDFQERRGRAGDPLYVLMCCWVAAVGAGLLKSEEILEGATRLRISNDLEFEEQNFIALMNEAKERRSKFNAAIPSIAMEVRAEKALEAVYVCCFRREAIEEEDKRLLITMLSAVFPSVKPAEIERIVKDKARKVAEGSDENGFPEPKPLPEEAVKLQMKDLQFLQQNRDT